In Anaerolineales bacterium, the following are encoded in one genomic region:
- a CDS encoding ferredoxin family protein: MTHIITSLCLRDGGCVEVCPVECIVPGMPQDKYPLYYIDPATCIDCGACIPECPYEAIFTEDEVPDAYSAKGGESQAKPVGTPGFDQVFSGSNHHGHAVEIASTKTLAAGETVNLRDDVQSNYDYFENGPGYWDGWQQHAK, from the coding sequence ATGACTCACATCATCACAAGCTTGTGTCTACGCGATGGCGGTTGCGTTGAAGTGTGCCCTGTGGAATGTATCGTTCCCGGCATGCCTCAGGACAAGTATCCGCTCTACTACATCGACCCGGCCACCTGCATTGACTGCGGCGCCTGCATCCCGGAATGTCCTTACGAGGCCATTTTCACCGAGGATGAAGTGCCTGATGCCTACTCCGCCAAAGGTGGCGAGAGCCAGGCCAAGCCGGTTGGCACCCCTGGCTTCGACCAGGTGTTCTCTGGCAGCAATCACCACGGCCATGCGGTGGAGATCGCGAGCACCAAGACCCTGGCAGCTGGCGAGACCGTCAACCTGCGTGATGATGTTCAGTCGAACTACGACTACTTCGAAAACGGCCCGGGTTACTGGGACGGTTGGCAGCAGCACGCCAAGTAA